A portion of the Thermomicrobiales bacterium genome contains these proteins:
- a CDS encoding 3'-5' exonuclease, which produces MLLRVTPPHTQSGDEHRRNARAAATAWATAIAARNDVVFLDTETTGLDGRAEIIEIAVTDMAGQPLLDTLVCPDNPIPNDATRIHGITNRMVVAAPKWPQVYAQLTPLIAGRTVIVYNADFDRRLVQQMNQRFRLHMSNDDWQCAMKQYSQFAGVWHERYGGYRWHKLDAAAEAFGLSAGGHRALGDALACRAVVCGMAASASERDDDRADAHALRRITTRLQRLTGRDPYN; this is translated from the coding sequence ATGCTCTTGCGCGTCACGCCACCGCATACCCAATCGGGTGACGAGCACCGGCGCAACGCCCGTGCCGCCGCAACCGCGTGGGCCACTGCCATTGCAGCCCGCAACGATGTTGTCTTCCTCGATACGGAGACAACCGGCCTCGACGGCAGAGCCGAGATCATCGAGATCGCGGTGACCGACATGGCCGGGCAGCCGCTGCTCGACACGCTGGTCTGCCCGGATAACCCGATCCCCAACGACGCCACCCGCATTCACGGGATCACCAACCGCATGGTCGTGGCCGCCCCGAAGTGGCCGCAGGTGTACGCACAACTGACGCCCCTCATTGCAGGGCGGACGGTGATTGTCTACAACGCTGACTTCGATCGCCGACTCGTCCAGCAGATGAATCAGCGCTTCAGGCTGCACATGTCGAACGACGATTGGCAGTGCGCGATGAAGCAGTACTCCCAGTTTGCAGGGGTCTGGCATGAGCGCTACGGCGGGTATCGCTGGCACAAGCTGGACGCGGCGGCTGAGGCATTCGGGCTGTCCGCCGGTGGGCACCGGGCACTTGGCGACGCGCTCGCCTGCAGAGCCGTGGTGTGTGGGATGGCTGCATCAGCATCCGAACGCGATGATGACCGCGCAGATGCGCATGCATTACGCCGGATAACTACGCGTCTGCAGCGATTGACTGGACGCGACCCGTACAATTGA
- a CDS encoding DUF2207 domain-containing protein gives MNERNVPGAFSRISRRLLLLTVAVLVIGMLAAVFPPLAQDAAARSVRWSQYNTTLDVHADGSVSVTEDQVISFDGGPFTKGYATIPLARIGDISNIQVLENGVPLTRGNGSPGTFSATVSGGEVNIDWWFTPATNEDRQFTISYDVTGVIRVYEDRQQLWWRVIDADFAADVDAATITVNLPEPVSEDQISAAWYASDGSSFPVTVEMTSPTQVVWRATDIKQGEALEERLEFPPITSATVPAWQAAADAQKAREEQLAPYKALANVLMLAAGLLLLVGGSVGVILLWYSRGRDVPVVAPIDLLRTPPDDLPAAAVGTLIDERADDHDVIAAIISLANRGVIRIEEKEPDGILGGLGFGSRDFIFHRLDTDASLRPFERELLTAIFTGSQKEARLSTMKVRFAERQAKVKEDLYEEMVKRGYFDKNPQATRRLYRGLGLGLLIASVVGGFFLMALIGSFAPLTIVPIIAGVIVGIILLIVGGSMPRKTQKGAEAAASWEAFRRYLADIERYDSVADAKKVFDSYLPYAIAFGLERSWVSKFASVGTPAPGWYGGPLDDWAGHPSRPPRGRRGGSVIILPGGGSRPSGDGGGGGGLPDLQDMSDAGGRSLQSMSDGLFSLFSEASKAFTAYSSKGGGGGRSGGFGGGFSGGGGSFGGGGGGGGRGFS, from the coding sequence GTGAACGAACGCAATGTTCCGGGAGCTTTCTCCCGAATCTCGCGGCGATTGCTGCTGCTGACCGTCGCCGTGCTGGTGATCGGCATGCTGGCAGCGGTCTTTCCGCCACTGGCGCAGGATGCCGCCGCACGGTCGGTGCGCTGGAGCCAGTACAACACGACGCTCGATGTCCACGCCGATGGTTCAGTGTCAGTAACTGAGGATCAGGTGATCTCGTTCGACGGCGGACCGTTCACCAAGGGCTACGCGACGATCCCGCTGGCTCGCATCGGTGACATCAGCAACATCCAGGTGCTGGAGAATGGCGTCCCGCTCACCCGAGGCAATGGCTCGCCCGGCACATTCAGCGCCACAGTGAGTGGCGGCGAGGTGAACATCGACTGGTGGTTCACCCCGGCCACCAACGAGGATCGCCAGTTCACCATTTCCTACGATGTCACCGGCGTCATCCGCGTCTACGAGGATCGCCAGCAGCTCTGGTGGCGCGTCATCGATGCTGATTTTGCCGCTGATGTCGACGCTGCGACGATTACGGTGAACCTGCCCGAGCCTGTCAGCGAGGATCAGATCTCCGCCGCCTGGTACGCGTCGGACGGATCGAGCTTCCCAGTCACAGTCGAGATGACCAGTCCGACGCAGGTTGTCTGGCGCGCCACTGACATCAAGCAGGGCGAGGCGCTGGAGGAGCGGCTCGAGTTCCCGCCGATCACCTCAGCGACCGTGCCCGCCTGGCAGGCAGCGGCCGATGCCCAGAAGGCACGCGAGGAGCAGCTTGCGCCGTACAAGGCGCTGGCGAATGTGCTGATGCTGGCGGCGGGTCTGCTGCTGCTCGTCGGCGGGTCTGTCGGCGTGATCCTGCTCTGGTACTCGCGCGGACGCGACGTGCCGGTTGTTGCACCGATCGACCTGCTGAGGACACCGCCGGACGACCTCCCGGCTGCGGCAGTTGGCACGCTGATTGACGAGCGTGCCGACGATCACGATGTCATCGCAGCGATCATCTCGCTGGCCAACCGGGGCGTCATCCGTATTGAGGAGAAGGAGCCGGACGGCATACTTGGTGGTCTCGGATTCGGCAGTCGCGATTTCATCTTCCACCGCCTCGATACCGATGCCTCGCTCCGGCCGTTCGAGCGGGAGCTGCTCACTGCGATCTTCACCGGCTCGCAGAAAGAGGCCAGGCTCTCGACGATGAAGGTGCGGTTTGCCGAGCGGCAGGCCAAGGTCAAGGAAGATCTGTACGAAGAGATGGTCAAGCGCGGGTACTTCGACAAGAACCCGCAAGCGACCCGGCGGCTCTATCGCGGCCTCGGCCTAGGCCTGCTGATTGCCTCGGTCGTCGGTGGCTTCTTCCTGATGGCGCTCATCGGCTCGTTTGCGCCGCTCACCATCGTGCCGATCATCGCCGGCGTGATTGTCGGCATCATCCTCCTGATCGTCGGCGGCTCGATGCCGCGCAAGACGCAGAAGGGTGCCGAGGCCGCCGCCAGCTGGGAAGCGTTCCGTCGCTACCTCGCCGACATCGAGCGCTATGACAGCGTCGCGGACGCGAAGAAGGTCTTCGACTCGTACCTGCCGTACGCCATTGCGTTCGGTCTGGAGCGCTCGTGGGTGAGTAAGTTCGCCAGCGTCGGCACACCAGCGCCGGGCTGGTACGGCGGGCCGCTCGACGACTGGGCGGGACACCCGAGCCGTCCGCCGCGCGGTCGCCGTGGTGGCAGCGTCATCATCCTCCCCGGTGGCGGCAGCCGCCCCAGCGGCGACGGTGGTGGCGGCGGCGGTCTGCCGGACCTGCAGGACATGAGCGATGCCGGTGGTCGCTCGCTCCAGAGCATGAGCGATGGCCTGTTCTCGCTGTTCAGTGAAGCCTCGAAAGCCTTCACCGCCTACTCCAGCAAGGGCGGCGGCGGTGGCCGGAGCGGCGGCTTCGGCGGTGGCTTCTCCGGCGGCGGCGGCTCCTTCGGCGGCGGCGGTGGCGGCGGGGGGCGCGGGTTTAGC
- a CDS encoding NUDIX domain-containing protein, whose translation MTRLSELVTPGTARAASLLLVERGRFLLAARPPIYSDQRVLLRLTGVGGWAEGSETFSAAALRESVEETGSEIQLIEQDYTLIVNAPDDIDTVVITGEPGPAAIVFRRFGTTPFEPWSSEYQSVAPIAVYAATLEHDAQIVAREEHPLFMWVYPEQLISLAEADEPLEFLIADGAQIFGDIDFDVGRTIVRLTDSIQALVTAFIRAPSHFTEIAQMSGTACSI comes from the coding sequence ATGACAAGGCTTTCGGAATTAGTGACGCCCGGTACGGCCCGAGCGGCAAGTCTGCTGCTCGTTGAGCGCGGGAGGTTTCTGCTCGCCGCTCGACCTCCAATCTACAGCGATCAACGCGTTCTGCTGCGCCTGACCGGCGTTGGCGGCTGGGCCGAAGGGAGCGAGACGTTCTCCGCTGCGGCACTGCGCGAGTCGGTCGAGGAGACTGGCAGCGAGATCCAGCTGATCGAGCAGGACTACACCCTGATCGTCAACGCGCCGGACGACATCGACACGGTTGTCATCACCGGCGAACCGGGGCCGGCCGCCATCGTCTTCCGCCGCTTCGGCACGACGCCGTTCGAGCCGTGGTCGAGCGAGTACCAGTCGGTCGCGCCGATCGCCGTCTATGCCGCCACGCTGGAGCACGACGCGCAGATCGTTGCTCGCGAGGAGCACCCGCTCTTCATGTGGGTCTATCCCGAGCAGCTCATCTCGCTGGCCGAAGCGGACGAACCGCTGGAGTTCCTGATCGCCGATGGCGCGCAGATCTTCGGCGATATCGACTTCGATGTCGGCCGAACGATCGTCCGTCTGACGGACAGCATTCAGGCGCTGGTCACTGCGTTTATTCGCGCGCCTTCCCACTTCACCGAGATCGCCCAGATGTCCGGCACCGCCTGCTCGATCTAG
- a CDS encoding superoxide dismutase family protein has translation MPQRILTALALIASLAMVALAGAQPTRAYHEGDGTQHPFADPAFEATWNRTDATVTPNGDATWLWGPSPYTEGMQEEYAEAPGGQRLVQYFDKSRMEINNPDGDTESVWFVTNGLLVVEMVEGWYQTGDATFDETPDPAAINIAGDPAGDEGFGPTYADIAEFGLRAEPAAEVGDALINRIDSEGNITADEDLAAHDVSAVERVDVTSIDHTVASVFWNRMVQIGADYDDNAFYVTGLPITEAYWSEVSVGGTQQDVLWQCFERRCLTYTPGNAAQWQVEMGNVGQHYYAWRYGDDSGEEPTPPTEPQTVHADLGALNDSGVTGTADLTLDGNTLTVSIVADGLTANDIHAMHLHGFNDGTAAACPTDEADTNEDGIISMDEAVVVTGGAVFPFTPFPSADDDGTATLTETYTLTDDQVAQLTDLSSMAVMVHGGMVDDDFVDDLPIACGDLDVASEEPGPDPEPEPEPTVAYASVLDAVNGSEVSATAELSIDGNSLTVTIEAEGLTPNLAHAMHIYGMDDGAASCPVDLDEDGFIDVEEGTAAYGESIVALTTDETDTSFPAAGEDGTLSYSATFDLTDAQLDQLADPTQTVVVIHGLMIDLDGDGELPSSYAAAIPAACGAVEAVYTGEPGV, from the coding sequence ATGCCGCAACGCATCCTGACAGCTCTGGCCCTTATCGCCAGTCTGGCGATGGTGGCTCTTGCGGGCGCGCAACCAACTCGCGCCTATCACGAGGGTGATGGTACACAGCACCCATTCGCAGACCCCGCGTTCGAGGCGACCTGGAATCGCACCGACGCAACCGTGACGCCGAATGGTGATGCAACCTGGCTGTGGGGTCCGTCACCGTACACCGAGGGAATGCAGGAAGAGTACGCCGAAGCACCGGGCGGCCAGCGGCTGGTCCAGTACTTCGACAAGAGCCGTATGGAGATCAACAATCCGGACGGCGATACTGAGTCAGTCTGGTTCGTGACCAACGGCCTGCTCGTTGTCGAGATGGTCGAGGGCTGGTATCAGACCGGCGATGCCACATTCGACGAGACGCCGGACCCAGCTGCGATCAACATCGCCGGCGACCCAGCCGGTGACGAGGGCTTCGGTCCGACCTACGCCGACATCGCCGAGTTCGGCCTGCGTGCTGAGCCGGCTGCCGAAGTCGGTGACGCGCTGATCAACCGCATCGACTCCGAGGGCAACATCACTGCCGACGAAGATCTCGCCGCGCATGATGTCTCGGCTGTCGAGCGCGTTGATGTGACCAGCATCGACCACACCGTCGCCTCCGTCTTCTGGAACCGCATGGTTCAGATCGGCGCGGACTACGACGATAACGCCTTCTACGTGACCGGCCTGCCGATCACCGAGGCCTACTGGTCGGAAGTGTCTGTTGGTGGCACGCAGCAGGACGTGCTGTGGCAGTGCTTCGAGCGTCGCTGCCTGACCTACACGCCGGGTAACGCGGCGCAGTGGCAGGTCGAGATGGGTAACGTCGGCCAGCACTACTACGCATGGCGCTATGGCGACGACAGCGGCGAAGAGCCGACCCCGCCGACCGAGCCGCAGACGGTCCACGCCGACCTCGGCGCGCTCAACGACTCCGGCGTGACCGGCACGGCCGATCTGACGCTGGACGGCAACACGCTGACCGTGTCGATCGTCGCTGACGGCCTGACCGCCAACGATATCCACGCGATGCACCTGCACGGATTCAACGACGGAACCGCCGCAGCCTGCCCGACCGATGAGGCCGACACCAACGAGGACGGCATCATCAGCATGGACGAGGCAGTGGTAGTGACGGGCGGAGCGGTCTTCCCGTTCACCCCGTTCCCGTCGGCTGACGACGATGGCACAGCCACGTTGACTGAGACCTACACCCTGACCGACGACCAGGTTGCGCAGCTCACTGACCTGAGCAGCATGGCCGTCATGGTCCACGGCGGCATGGTTGACGATGACTTCGTCGACGATCTGCCGATCGCCTGTGGCGATCTTGATGTCGCTTCAGAAGAGCCGGGTCCCGATCCGGAGCCCGAGCCGGAGCCGACCGTTGCCTACGCGTCCGTCCTGGATGCCGTGAACGGCTCCGAGGTTTCGGCGACAGCCGAGCTGTCGATCGACGGCAACTCGCTGACCGTGACCATCGAGGCCGAGGGCCTGACCCCGAACCTCGCTCACGCTATGCACATCTACGGCATGGATGATGGTGCTGCCTCGTGCCCGGTCGATCTGGACGAGGACGGCTTCATCGATGTTGAAGAGGGCACAGCAGCCTACGGTGAGTCCATCGTCGCGCTGACGACTGATGAGACCGATACGAGCTTCCCCGCGGCTGGTGAGGACGGCACACTGTCCTACAGTGCTACGTTCGACCTGACCGACGCGCAGCTCGACCAGCTTGCCGACCCGACCCAGACGGTCGTCGTCATCCACGGACTGATGATCGACCTGGACGGTGATGGCGAGCTTCCGTCGTCGTACGCAGCAGCCATCCCGGCTGCCTGTGGCGCAGTCGAAGCAGTCTACACCGGCGAGCCGGGCGTCTAA
- a CDS encoding CHRD domain-containing protein, which translates to MGERHHWTRRVSRARLISAAAIVAALALIAGNLFSAAAVAPANAAFERTWARTDQPVVDGQAHRTWMWGPAANTSAMEEDYAESPGGKRTVQYFDKARMEINNPSGDESSLWYVTNGLLVSEMITGQMQTGDAQHEARTPADDINVAGDPDDADSPTYGSFGSLLDATPAETGAAITQRLARDGSVTNDDALADYGVTAAHRVTVTDIDHTVASVFWDFMNSTGTVYEDGQYVEANLFVNPFYATGYPISEAYWANVKVAGTEQDVLTQCFERRCLTYTPGNLDGWKVEAGNVGQHYFRWRYDSAVTPTPPTPTPPPTEPGITEAVYSANLIGANEIPAVESDATADAYFYVRPDGTGIDYTITVNGLENAMAAHIHEGAANENGDVIVTLFGSDDPVTTNGVLASGTITADDLAEGWTIESLSNGMADGSLYVNIHTSEHESGEIRGQLGALGDTSFSTILLGQNEIPPTGSTAVGAAALTYNAADATISFDVYVLNLSNVTMAHIHIGDSATNGPVAALLFHADPAVAGPVNGTLNAGTVTAGDLNDVSMPKLVYLMLTNGTYVNVHTTDNPSGEIRGQVAVGGQSQLGAASYLAELSNTVETDFTSIYMPIETDGSGLALFWLNEDGTALNYYVIVSNLDRILSANLVIDNDATDGEAVATLFDSTANATGAINGVLASGSITDDDLYGPLGAAGVAGLMADIDAGTIFTSVQTVQNPAADIWGLVEPIS; encoded by the coding sequence ATGGGTGAACGTCACCACTGGACGCGCAGGGTTAGTCGTGCGCGTCTTATTTCAGCAGCCGCGATCGTTGCCGCGTTGGCACTGATCGCGGGCAATCTGTTTAGCGCTGCTGCAGTTGCACCGGCAAATGCGGCGTTCGAGCGCACCTGGGCACGCACGGATCAGCCAGTTGTCGATGGGCAGGCCCACCGCACCTGGATGTGGGGCCCGGCTGCCAATACCAGTGCTATGGAAGAGGACTACGCGGAGTCGCCGGGTGGCAAGCGCACGGTCCAGTACTTCGACAAGGCGCGGATGGAGATCAACAATCCGTCTGGCGACGAATCTTCGCTCTGGTACGTGACCAATGGCCTGCTGGTCAGCGAGATGATCACCGGCCAGATGCAGACCGGCGATGCGCAGCACGAAGCGCGCACCCCGGCGGATGACATCAATGTCGCCGGCGACCCGGACGACGCCGACAGCCCGACCTATGGCTCGTTCGGCAGCCTGCTCGACGCCACGCCGGCCGAGACGGGCGCCGCAATCACGCAGCGTCTGGCGCGCGATGGCTCGGTCACAAACGACGATGCACTGGCCGACTACGGTGTCACTGCCGCCCACCGGGTGACCGTGACCGACATCGACCACACGGTCGCGTCTGTCTTCTGGGATTTCATGAACTCGACCGGCACCGTCTATGAGGACGGCCAGTACGTTGAGGCGAACCTGTTCGTCAATCCGTTCTATGCCACTGGCTATCCGATCAGCGAGGCCTACTGGGCCAACGTCAAGGTGGCCGGCACCGAGCAGGATGTCCTGACACAGTGCTTCGAGCGTCGCTGCCTGACCTACACGCCGGGCAATCTGGATGGCTGGAAGGTCGAGGCCGGTAACGTCGGCCAGCACTACTTCCGCTGGCGCTACGACTCGGCTGTCACTCCGACACCACCGACGCCGACACCGCCGCCGACAGAGCCGGGCATCACTGAAGCGGTCTATTCGGCCAACCTGATCGGCGCGAACGAGATCCCGGCTGTCGAGTCGGATGCGACCGCCGACGCGTACTTCTACGTGCGCCCGGACGGCACCGGCATCGACTACACAATCACCGTCAACGGCCTTGAGAACGCCATGGCCGCTCACATCCATGAAGGTGCGGCGAACGAAAACGGCGACGTCATCGTGACCCTGTTCGGCAGCGACGATCCGGTGACAACCAACGGCGTCCTGGCGAGTGGCACGATCACCGCAGACGACCTCGCCGAAGGCTGGACGATTGAGTCGCTGTCCAACGGCATGGCCGACGGCAGCCTCTATGTGAACATCCACACCAGCGAACACGAGTCCGGCGAGATTCGTGGCCAGCTGGGCGCACTGGGCGACACGTCGTTCAGCACGATCCTGCTGGGCCAGAATGAGATCCCGCCGACCGGATCGACGGCAGTCGGCGCGGCAGCGCTGACCTATAACGCCGCCGACGCGACGATCTCGTTCGACGTCTACGTGCTCAATCTGTCGAATGTCACAATGGCGCACATCCACATCGGCGATAGTGCGACCAACGGCCCGGTTGCGGCGCTGCTGTTCCATGCTGATCCGGCAGTGGCCGGTCCGGTGAACGGCACGCTGAACGCCGGTACAGTGACAGCCGGCGATCTCAACGACGTGTCGATGCCGAAGCTCGTCTACCTGATGCTGACGAATGGCACCTACGTGAATGTCCACACGACCGACAACCCGTCGGGCGAGATCCGTGGGCAGGTCGCGGTTGGTGGCCAGAGCCAGCTCGGCGCTGCCAGCTACCTGGCGGAACTGAGCAACACGGTTGAGACGGACTTCACCTCGATCTACATGCCAATCGAGACGGACGGCTCCGGCCTGGCGCTCTTCTGGCTGAACGAGGACGGCACGGCGCTGAACTACTACGTGATCGTGAGCAACCTCGATCGCATCCTCAGCGCGAACCTCGTGATCGACAACGACGCCACTGACGGCGAAGCTGTCGCGACGCTGTTCGACTCGACTGCGAACGCCACCGGCGCGATTAACGGCGTGCTGGCCAGCGGCAGCATCACCGACGACGACCTGTATGGGCCGCTCGGTGCTGCGGGTGTCGCCGGCCTGATGGCTGACATCGACGCCGGGACGATCTTCACCTCTGTGCAGACGGTGCAGAACCCCGCCGCCGATATCTGGGGACTGGTTGAGCCAATCTCCTGA
- a CDS encoding glycosyltransferase family 39 protein, with protein MHALDQFPGWLALAASGAVWLVLTAIILRRGFLEYNADGYARIIRGHEWLAAPRWELDVWLPLQTWLFGASLAIHDSLRTTPRVVDALLTIVLLINLYLIGRTIGGRLAGAIAAGLAALFPWVVWMGVSGMAEPLFHATLSFGALGLTRWLTTNRDRWLLVAAIGLLLATMVRYEGWFYAGTFAGVVLVVIWQQQRLTLRSVALAVAPLTFPFVWIVAWWNRTGDPLAFARETAEIKEALDAGNATAGLLRRLSIYPEETFRLAPLLIGLCLLAAGYALIRRVRWWPLPALILGQAAALVIVSAGFSNLGPGAERYLISNVILLFPVLAAIIATLPLPWPRLAGVGLVVIAGLIVGRTTLSPPTWYPDADTRATGDLLRSALADAPADHDLIPVLLPPEPSEGFNAGYALRILSDHPDNWFITSNADLFAALAGTTHPPVWIADTATGVALPAAERTETIGRFVIGWPAPAATVTLTPTSAAPGDAVAVTADGLLPHEPISAWWTPPDNGPAIGAGADAAADPNGHATLTATLPPDATPGIWHLTVAGRDSQRSGFASVEVAAR; from the coding sequence TTGCATGCGCTCGATCAGTTCCCGGGCTGGCTGGCGCTGGCAGCTTCCGGCGCTGTCTGGCTCGTCCTGACCGCCATCATCCTGCGTCGCGGATTTCTGGAGTACAACGCCGACGGCTATGCGCGGATTATCCGCGGCCACGAGTGGCTGGCAGCACCACGCTGGGAGCTGGATGTCTGGCTGCCGCTGCAAACCTGGCTGTTCGGCGCGTCACTGGCGATCCACGACTCGCTCCGCACCACACCACGCGTCGTCGATGCGCTGCTCACCATCGTCCTTCTCATCAATCTCTACCTGATCGGTCGCACGATCGGCGGGCGACTGGCCGGCGCGATCGCAGCCGGGCTGGCGGCGCTCTTCCCCTGGGTCGTCTGGATGGGCGTCTCCGGCATGGCCGAGCCTCTTTTCCACGCCACGCTGTCGTTCGGCGCGCTCGGCCTGACACGCTGGCTCACGACCAACCGCGACCGCTGGCTGCTCGTCGCCGCCATCGGCCTGCTGCTGGCGACGATGGTGCGCTACGAGGGCTGGTTTTACGCCGGGACATTCGCCGGTGTTGTCCTGGTCGTCATCTGGCAACAGCAGCGGCTGACGCTGCGCAGCGTCGCTCTGGCGGTCGCGCCGCTGACGTTCCCGTTCGTCTGGATCGTCGCCTGGTGGAATCGCACCGGCGACCCGCTCGCCTTCGCCCGCGAGACCGCCGAGATCAAGGAGGCGCTCGACGCCGGCAACGCCACCGCCGGGTTGCTGCGTCGGCTGTCGATCTACCCCGAGGAGACGTTCCGGCTCGCGCCACTGCTGATCGGACTCTGCCTGCTGGCGGCTGGCTATGCGCTCATCCGGCGGGTTCGCTGGTGGCCACTCCCGGCCCTCATCCTCGGGCAGGCGGCGGCGCTGGTGATCGTCAGCGCCGGATTCTCCAATCTCGGTCCCGGTGCAGAGCGCTACCTGATCTCGAACGTGATCCTGCTGTTCCCCGTCCTCGCCGCGATCATCGCGACTCTGCCGCTGCCCTGGCCGCGGCTGGCCGGAGTCGGGCTGGTTGTCATCGCCGGACTGATTGTCGGACGCACGACGCTCTCGCCGCCGACGTGGTATCCCGACGCCGATACGCGCGCGACGGGCGACCTGCTGCGGTCGGCACTCGCCGACGCTCCAGCAGACCACGACCTGATCCCAGTCCTGTTGCCACCCGAGCCCAGCGAAGGCTTCAACGCCGGGTACGCACTGCGCATCCTCTCCGATCACCCGGACAACTGGTTCATCACCAGCAACGCCGATCTGTTCGCCGCGCTGGCCGGCACGACGCATCCGCCTGTCTGGATCGCCGACACCGCTACCGGCGTGGCGCTGCCGGCGGCTGAGCGTACTGAGACGATCGGGCGCTTCGTCATCGGCTGGCCAGCCCCGGCAGCGACCGTCACACTCACGCCAACCAGCGCCGCGCCGGGCGACGCCGTGGCCGTCACCGCCGACGGCCTGCTACCACACGAGCCGATCAGCGCCTGGTGGACGCCGCCGGATAACGGCCCGGCAATCGGCGCGGGAGCCGACGCAGCCGCCGACCCCAACGGCCACGCCACCCTCACCGCAACCCTCCCGCCCGACGCCACACCCGGCATCTGGCACCTCACCGTCGCAGGTCGCGACAGCCAACGCAGCGGCTTCGCCAGTGTGGAGGTGGCGGCGCGGTGA